atttacaagtgttaattttattgatttggaattaaaccattatttatttattacttatttaaaaacataacatttcttatgaaaagattgtttcttcttttctacatgtaaaaaataaaaataaatttctaatcttTCCCATATGTTGCCCCTTTTTTGTGAAAGAATTACCctatttaagcatttttaactCCTTGTTTTTGCTGTGATCTCTGTTAAATCCGATCAGGAAAGAAATTATAAAGAGATTATTAAAATTCCTGATTTGATCAATAATATTAGTCTTATATGTTTTATAGTTGTATAGGGAAATGAACAGATAAAACGACCATGATGATATCGTTCGTATCACACAATTGCCACTGCCTTTACTTAATTTCCATTCAgtgaaaaatattcataagtgaacattttttaactttcctcATTATGAGATTGCtagtttaactttttgttaagtAAATTATAATGGACTTATAATAGTCCCTTCAATTCcctgaaattcaatttcaattgctataaattagaaaattgcaCTTACaaagtttttagaagaatataattaacataaattttaattttttaatatttttaatcataaagactTTCAATGTGGAATTATTGTCCAATTTTGCACCCTTTTAATTTAGAATcgtacaattttgaaagattcaactttgaatatttaaatttaaaattatgctatTTGGAATACTTTGAGAGCGGTGTGCAGCCCCCCTCCCTAATAAAAATTGGATATCGTCAAACATTTGATTGGGCGCTTTAAACTTACAGTCAtagctttcaattgaaaattattccattttaaatgcTTCAAGCTGGCTACTTAAAATGCtacaatttggaaaaatgttaaattgttttGCAATTTATGATGTATtcaattagttcaaaataaaatatttaatattaaagaatttacaatttaaaatgtttggaatggagaagttttaaattgaaacattcaaaatactatatttaaaatgaaagagtTTTACAATTgtacaataattaaattcctaTCGAAAGCCAAAAATGAGGAACGGTATCGAATTGTATTTGCgctaaaaattttagtatttgaatttaaaattatttgtctcaGAAACTTTTCAATTCAGAATTGTTCAATGAGCTTTCATCTTGCCAAACAATATTTATAGGATCTGGATATAATCTTGCACACACAATTtcgaaatagctcaattttaaaaGCTAGTAatcagaaaattgtttaatcattaaggcttccaaattaaaattattgtagaaattaTTGTAGATATATGTAAAATCGTCAGTTCAATAGAAATTAAAACTTAACTTAACTTCTTAACGACAAGAAAAAAGTTAAGCAGTTCAAAAAATAGATATctagtattttttaattctgttcatCTACTTCTGAATCCTGATATTTTATCAAAGTTCTGAGATATTCAAAAGTCTTTTTAAAACTAGCTGACAAAAATAaccccaaaaaagaaaattaaaatgtctgCAATATAGAATCCCAGCCTTCTTTGCGCTTTTTATGTCTTATGTTTGTCAATTTCTCTTATAGTATTTTCTTGTCAGTAAACAGACCTGAGTTGCTGACAAGATTTTTACATGACATAATTTGTTACTCATTGCATGAATATGACTTTAAGAGGCtgttttcaatttcttttgaaattttaaaacattcgtaaaagttttgaaaagattcgaaaataatttaaatctgaaGAAGATTTTcacgaattcaaaacaaaatgtagattttaaaacattttaaatgaaaaatttagaagcttcttaagattttttaaaggtttcaaaagaatgccatttttttaaatatttcagggaaaatcgcaaattattttgtattttaaagaatttatttaaagagaatatttcaaaacattgcaaaagatttcctaaactgtcaaaaaataatctagaatattttaaggtaaattgcaggattttttgaaaatgtttacaaaaattcgaatcactttaagatgtttaaaagtttttaatactttaaaaaaataatttaaaatttaaaaagatttaaaaaacaaaatgtgtagatttttaaagattttaaaaagtttaatggtaataaaaaaaattcttaagattcctggaaatatTCGAAATGActcgttattttgaaaaattaatttaagacattacaaaatatttccacAATTGTCAAAAACGATTTCGCAAGATTTTAAGATAATCTTAGGAATAATTTCagtcaatttaaaagatatttatcatttagtcattttagaagttttaaagagataacaaatatttaaaactttgaaagattttccaaaaatttataaaatattaaacaaatatttcaaacacttttcttaaatttcagtaaaatcatgtaaaataaaaaaaatcttagtacttttctagatacttttttgaCACAtcagaaatcttcagaaatttgaagcatagtttttgttgaatcgtaaaaaacaatattaaaaataaaaaaactacatttcagTTGTCGATGATTTAAACCTTAATTTTAAGTCATATGCAAAAAAGTGGGGGATGTACAATGAACGAGCGTGTTGTCCTCTACTATTATAATTTGTCCACTATTGTATATCACtgttgaattcatcttttttggtcaaatttttattattttattgaaaattctactgttttgttgaatactcattttttggatagaaaaatctTTCTCTTTGGTAAAAGAATCAtcaatcttgtttgaaaataaccttttttgttaaaaactcaactgttttctgaaaaattcatccattttcctgagaatgcaactgtttggttaaaaattaaattttttgttgaatatttatcttttcagggaaaaattccaatttcttctaaaacattcgacttttcagcttggaaactcaattttttttgttaaaaattcatctctttgtagaaaattcatctcttttgtttgaaattgcaactatttggtcaTAAATGCAAtgtgtagttgaaaattgttttttttttcaagttgaaaatgcaggtatttggtagaaaattaacttttagttgTAACTTTATCTTTTccacattaaaagtaattttttctgatacattttactttttatattatagttaatttttttcttgaaaattcatcttcttcctggtaaaaatttaatctttttttttttgttgaaaatggaaatgtTTAATAACTATCTGCTTTGAttgagatttcaactattttgtcaaaaagaatatttttgtagaacattaattactaattgttgtatttttattaaaaatttatattttctagtagaaacttcaactgtttttattttaaaattcaagtattttgttattcaaaatttttttatagcattaaaaatgtGTTGTCCCCTCACATCAAGCATCCGTTTCCAATTAAATtctattactgcatcataaaaaaaaaacagattcaaaatttgtttataaataaacatcaaGTGTTATTTCAAAGAGAAAGAGAAATGGGGTCAAAATTGCAACCGTTTGGAAGCTATAGGAACTCTTCTTGCGGAAAGTTTGTTTTCGTCGACATAGATTCTAAAAATAGTCGGAAAATGGAAAATCGCCGTATTTCCTAATTCGGCGTAGTAAcggaaaaaaggataaaaaaaagggATGAAGGTCGAAGTGAAGggcaaatgattaaaaaaaaaaagcactCACTTGCTGTTCCAAACCGAACTCGCGTACATCGCCGACTGTCCAGGAGGTCGAGGGGCTGCTCTTGTTGGAATTCGCATATCTGTAAACAAACGGGAAAAAGCACGTATTACTGTAGAGAGACTACGATAAATCACTTAATTTCCTGCTTATTTCAACATCAAAACCCGACACGATGCGTATTGACAACTGCACTATAACACTGCAAATTACTGGCACTTTGTGCGCACTTGGTTGGATAAAACCGATATAAGAGTCAATTTCCAACAAGGTTCGCGAGATAAATGCTTAGCTTGATACGCCCACTTTGTTGAATGTCAGGGACTTTAGTTGTTTTTGACATTTGAGTCTAGATAGTCAAACACTTGTAATAAATCTCTCCGATAATAGTTAATTGTTGGTTGCTGATAGAAATTAAACTCTCTGTAAAGTTTAGATTGATCTAATTAAACCCGAAATAACCTACAGCACAGATGTCGGTGCACTAACAATCGTTGAAATTAGATTTTCAGCACATCTTTTGTTCCACAACTGCGATTTAATTTTGCATCTTTCGCTCACCTGTTCTCATGTTTGAGGCCATTTGCGACTTCTGCGTCACGAACATGAATGGAGAACAACAAGTTTGAACGTCATCTGTGTGTTCGTGTTGCTATTCGTCTTCCACAATTTTCTAGCTTTTTCTTACTTCCGCAGAGAGATTGTTGCGAAGGAAGAATCGAAGCGGATCTCACATAATTTAAAACCTCCTTTCCGTTAAATTCAACGGAAAatcgtttatattttttgtgatcTTTCTTTAGTTTCTATTAAGCCCTAGTTTGAAAGCTTAATCAAAGAATCTAATGGAATAATTACTGCAAAGCTCAAAAGacgcaaaatatttgattttcgaAAGCACTTTTTggactttaaagttttttaaacaaattccacgAATCGTTGattaaaaagagaaagagaggctGCAGAAGCTTGCTTGTTTTGTTCCTAAAGTGGGGCctgtttacaacaaataattaattaacagcACGGATTggtttattatttatcatattttgacTTGGTTTCTCTGTCCACCAATAGAATTTTGACTCCTTAAGAAATAACATAAAGCGCTAAATTGTAAACACTCTTTAGGCTTCACACTGCTTTCACGAGTAAACTTGagcatgatctaacaaatacatggtctagccacttgaagGCCCTGTTTCGTTACAgtaacgcaaccgcttaattccaccattttgttagatTGACCGCGCAGTTTAagtttgacgcgtaagactgtacggcgaactgttataggaaaatcaattaagacacttcgtttaaattacttgaaataataccAATCTTGTcattgattttaaatcttttcgaaacttcgacttatctcttaaaattactaaaattttgtgtacaaataataagttttcaattgttatttgttgttattattattaaaattgtaatgctaaaaattcaaaagttctttgaaaatctaaagattcaaagctttctatgtaaaacaattcagtttcaaatcgttttcttttcaatatttggtttaaatttattcgtcttaaatgaacagtgaaatattgctaaatattaaatacttattctttttctacattaagaaatttcaNNNNNNNNNNNNNNNNNNNNNNNNNNNNNNNNNNNNNNNNNNNNNNNNNNNNNNNNNNNNNNNNNNNNNNNNNNNNNNNNNNNNNNNNNNNNNNNNNNNNaatttaatataaaaaaatatataaaggaatacctgaaactgtgaatgaaaaatatattattgataaatcatgagtacagatccattttttaaataatttattcattcaatatttacagttgataaaataaaactgttttttatcaaaaattttcagcttcaaatacttttaatttttaattgtttaaatcctcaaaactgcactttaattatttttaaaactgttaaaatatagcttgggcagatttttcttctgaaaactcgtaaaattctcggtttcccagtccgacggccacctagttctttataaaaaaatcttcgattttaaaaacttgtaatttttaatttgtttaacctctaaaactacattttgaaattcttcaattaaaatgtgtgctgaaaaataaaaaaatttaactggaaaatttttaaagtgacagattttcgaattaagtattctaaactaaatggtataataatctataaaaatcacaatttaggaaataaaaaaaagcggttgaaatcaaagttagacaacatttttattatacaaattatataacattcgcggtcaaaaaataaattcactgtaatttcctGGTTTTCCagatttcccggtccagcgtccaacctgcactgcattatataattttctttagtcagaactttcccacttgactttaatttcattttatttgacacacaTACGTAATTTTTTGTCAGcagaaagaagttatgaaacacataacctaaaattatagttaatccgtattttcctttaacgatcttcaacattattataatacctttcagaaagattcaaatatttatacacctgaaaagtacaagaaacttttattcttacattttgcattttaaaatcccttacgtttgccgcctttcttatccaagatggagaaattaagctGTGGGTCCTTATTAGTTCGGTTTTTTTACTcgcgcgtggctagaccatgtattcatTAGATCATGAACTTGAGTAAACTGCTCCAATATTCTAAACTCTAAACTAGAAAAGTTAAACagctttttttctttcatatttacGAGGTGAAGAACAAATTTCGTaatctatatttttgaaacaaaaatattcaatatatcTAGTGTTCGGATTTCCGTAGCAGTACATGTAAAAGGTGTAAAACGACCTGAAACGTTATAACCTCTTCGACTTCCTTTTACGCCGAAAACTACAAACCActcaaaaatgtaagtattttcattagtttccctattttttatctttatagaCCTTACATTAgtcatttaacaaaattcttaaaagcgTTAGTTTTACACTTTACACAAGCATGAATTGTGCGCTTGCCATTGCTAACATAACCTGTATTCTCTGCGTCGGATATAAGCCGATGCCGCATATCGTTTCTATTgcacaaatttattaattacgCAAAAATACTGAAAAGCTTAATAGACAGCTTTGTTATTTCCAACTTAAGGGGTTACCACACACtcgctttttttgttaaagtcactttttaatgaaaaaaaagcactaaagttacttttttataggaaaaaggcACATCAGTCACTTTAATTGctcttattttagattttatcgactaaaaaatgtattaatttatgaaatttatataaacCTATGGTTAGAAAGTGCTATTCAAATTCAGATTACTTTCAAGAAACTTGtcttttttcttgtttgtttgtttagATGAGAACTGAATTAAGGGAGCCGAatgagaaaatccaactattttttatttaaagttatttctttttgtttgtaaagtctaatattatactttctgttcggaattcatctttgttggttaaaaatggtatatgttgaaaattgaattgtttttattgaaaatgcaactgtctttttaaaaattcgtctcttttatcttgaaaattaaaccttttggtttttcttttcttttgaaaattcagttatttggttgaaaatttatctttttaggattaaaaattaagtttttaaaaacattttactttttaagttggaaactcaacttttttgttaaaaattcgtcttttttgtataaaattgatatCCTGcttgaaagtaaactttttaattctaaatgcaatttttagttgaaaattaattttttgttgaatattcgtcttttttggtagaaaactagtcttctgggataaaaattcatttttgttcagatttcaactaattggttaaaagtttaactgctttgttcaaaacttaattttttgttcgatgattcatccattttttgtaaatttatgtctgtttaaaaattgatctattttgttgaaaattcttttgtttgaaattatgtCTCTTActggaaattgaattatatattccatttttggctgaaaatttatctttttcagtataaaatcaaactatttggttaattatttttcatttatttatttactattcatgTATTTTGACGAACGTTCTTGTTTTTtggcaaaaagtacatttttcagcttaaaaattaatctattttgttaaaattgcaatatttttatttgaaagattacgaatttaaagcatttcatatTAAGTTCAATATGGTACCTATATAGAATCTATTctccttttttagtgaaaatatatgTTGACcttgttttgagagcattttaggctgtgaagtctgcaatattaaaattacattttaaatgataattttctggTTTTCTATTTCCTATTTTAAAGCCTGAAAATTTAAACAGTCCAGTGAAGcgtcaaaagtttatttaattaaaaatcaaataaattacaaattcagAAATATCATTTCATGCAATCTTGTAAATACAAGCCGATAAATTAAATGTGTgatggaatttatatttttgtgaagaTAAGTATTTCTATTGACTTCTGTTTTTAAATACATTAGTCTGTGGCAGCCctgaagttaatttaaaattcaaatttacaaaaattataatttcgttatttaaatataaagacatagtaattacataaaaatataattttttaggtcGGCTGTAGCGAAACCAAAGTCAGAAATGACCCCAGAAGAACTCGCCAAAAGAGAAGAGGAAGAATTCAATACAGGACCACTTTCCGTTCTCACCCAATCCGTCAAAAACAATACCCAAGTGCTGATAAATtgcagaaacaataaaaaattgcttgGTCGAGTAAAGGCTTTTGACAGACATTGCAATATGGTCTTGGAAAACGTGAAAGAAATGTGGACAGAGCTTCCGCGTACTGGAAAAGGAAAAAAGAAGGTATTTTATCGTAGAAAATAGTTGCTACATCGTTAGTACATGttacgatattttaaaaacaaatggtcttaataaatttattcttttttacagGCGAAGCCCGTTAATAAAGATCGGTTCATCTCGAAAATGTTTCTACGTGGAGATTCTGTCATCCTGGTTTTAAGAAATCCACTTGCGACCGCAAGCGGGAAGTAATTTCTCTTTCTCCCTCTTCATGTATTTTAAGTCTAcgaataaatttcttaatttataagtaatttatcaagggtttctttcttttcttgaacccttatatcagggtggccactggaccgggaattttgagtgtatttattttttgactaggaCTTCCACACAATTTTAAGAAGActcaattatgaaatcattgattttacaaaacgtaattctaaagaatattttacttaacaTTGTTTCTATTTTATGTCTTCATTTTAAGcgcacattttcaatttaaataatttaaaaatgcagttatgAAGACTTAGATAAAAATTAGTAGcgtataattttttcagtttaggttttgattttcaaagtacattttcaatttaaagaattataagacgcagttttgaagaattaaaaaataaatgtctgaattttcatatttttcataaaatagtttcaattttaacccattaacgaccaaatctatcaattttataatacgagtttgaccgcaaaatttgtgggtataacaaaacaagtgttccttatgtttttgggtgagctaaatttgaatccgtggtcaaaattcgaatattttgacttcaaaattaaatatggcggtttttggaaacaaaaataatgaaaaatgtttgattttttatttttataattttttttcagacatagaacgcgttaatatcttaaaatttcttcaaccatcggtgcacaaaattcttaaactttaacagaacatttttatatatatgttttttcttccaaaatagaggacaaaatgcaaaaatgtcccaaaaactttttttctcatcatcgttgtttttctcaaaaacttcgaagtttaaaaaagcgttccatagattaaaaatttcttgaaattaaccatagaacactatgaaattttttcagatttttggaacatttttttgatttttcaaaaaatccaaaatttgagaaaaaaccgaaaaaattcaagaatattcttttatcaattctaagacatttttattcttggaaaatttgtaccagagcaaagaataaaaatgtcttggaattagtaaaagaatattcttgaattttttcagattttttttgcaaatttcaaattttttgaaaaatcaaaaaaaatttctaaaaaatctaaaaaaattgcagtgttctatggttaatgtcaagacatttttattccatggaactttttttttaaactttcaaatttttaagaaaaatccaagATGATGGAAAGCCcagtttttgaaacatttttgcattttgtccgtcattttggaagaaaaaacatgtatataaaaatttatggttaaagtttaagaattttgtgcaccgatggttgaagaatattttaagatattaaagcgttttatgtctgaaaaaaattataaaaataaaaactcaaacatttttcactattattgtatacaaaaaccgccatatttaattttgaagtaaaaatattcaaattttgaccacggattcgaattgagctcacccaaaaacatagGGAATAGGACTttttatctatttattgttttgttatacccataaattttgcggtcaaactcaggttataaaattaatagctttggtcgttaatgggttaatcaagtgtaaatataaaataattcatgatCTTTAAAACTTAACTGTGGTTagtgtcaaaaataataataatttattattatatataataatcattttacaAGACCATTCGgaatatgttcaaaattaaacaatttacaaattttaaggttgaaaattgaactgaatcAATAAGAAAGTACTAAGAGTTAAACAAATGtacgtccgattgaaactttataaagtattttgaatttttatataacttgTAATTGATAAATTGACGAATAAATAACAATGGAACCCTTATTAAGTTGAAAGGACGTCGATAAAAactaattcaacaaaaaagtgttcatgcataaaaaaaatacgtttgaattttacatttttaattttgaaaaaaagcaaagttaaaaaaaaacattttcatagaatttgaaacgataaaaattttagtttttgtagAATTGGCAGTGGAACATTtgataatttctaaatttgtgtcaaattagacaatttttgttttctataTTGTAGTAATtgggagaataattttttaatttcaacatttgtATTGAGTTGTAAGGAAGGAAAtgttggttttcaattttttttgaattggaGGAGGGACATGTtttattttggacatttttattaGTTTGGAAGGGAGCAAAGTTagggtttcaattttttgttgagttgGAAAAGTgaagtttgttatttttatttttacagttttaggAGCGAAATTGGATATTTTCTTCAACtagaagaggccattttttattttcaatatttctattgAGTTGGAAGccttattttcaatctttttttttaatgaagggtAATTTGttatatcaacatttttattgtacTGGGAGATCATTtcggttttcattttttttctaattggacGAGGCTTCTTTTGTTTCGAAAATGTATACTAAATCGGAGAAGCACATGCTAACccaaatttcctcccttccaactaAATGAATGAACtggaaaagaagaaattttggttttcagtcTTTTTTTCCCTAATTGGAAAAgggacattttttcaaagaagcacttatttttttctgaaaattggtattgaGATGTAAGGGAGAACATTTTAGTTTCTAATGagttttctaaaattgaaaaggcgattttttaaacattttttgagtgGACGGGGGGAAAATTTGGCATTTTTCACATTTACTtgacatggggggggggggattgtctTTTTGTACTGAATAAAAAAGGgccttttttattcttaaaatttttattatattagaaagtttaattttgttctaaaatggaAGAGAAGTTTTTTACTTTTAAGATTCTATAGAGTTCCAGGggacgaaatttaattttttttctgaattagaagtcattttaacatttttatttagtcaaagggggtaaatttgtattttaaatcatttgttttaaactaaaatataattttttattttaacatttttattcagttggAAAGGAAGaaatttctgttttcatttttgttttaattggaagaggcatttcttttgttttgaaattttttattgggtTGTAAGGAAGGACA
This Belonocnema kinseyi isolate 2016_QV_RU_SX_M_011 chromosome 3, B_treatae_v1, whole genome shotgun sequence DNA region includes the following protein-coding sequences:
- the LOC117169138 gene encoding probable small nuclear ribonucleoprotein Sm D2, which produces MSAVAKPKSEMTPEELAKREEEEFNTGPLSVLTQSVKNNTQVLINCRNNKKLLGRVKAFDRHCNMVLENVKEMWTELPRTGKGKKKAKPVNKDRFISKMFLRGDSVILVLRNPLATASGK